Below is a genomic region from Gemmobacter sp. 24YEA27.
CGGTCTGCGCGCCCGGACCGGTGGCGACATAATCGATCTGGCCGAGTTCCATCCCGGTCTGGGTGGCAAGCTCATCAAGGCTGGCACCGCCGGCAAGGAGGTCGTCGATCTCGTCGATCTTATGATTGATCTCAAGGCGTGCGGCTTCCAGCTTCACTTCCTGGGCGAGATCGTCATGCGCTTCTTCAAATGTGGTCTCTTCGCCCGGCAGCACGCCGTTGATGCGGAAGAGGGCCGGGCCAAGCGAGGTTTCTGCCGGAATAACAGCGCCTTCGGTGGCTGCAAAGACTTCGGCTCCCGCCGCACCAAGTTCAGTTTCCGAGACATCGCCCATATCGACCGCATCCATCGACAGGCCGCGCGCGGTGACGAGATCCTCGAATGTGGCTTCGCCGGACGTCAGCCGCGCCAGGGCCGCTTCGCGCGCCGCCTCATCGGGATAGACCAGCCGCTCGACAAGCCGGCGCGGCGGGATCACAAATTCCGAAATCCGCGCGTCATACATCTTGCGGATCGCAGCCTCATCGACCGGCAGGCCAGTGGCGATGGTTTCCGGGAGCAGAACCGCATAGCGCAGCCGCTTTGATTCGCCGCGGGTGAAATCCGCGATATTGGCGTCATACCAGGCCTTCAGCGCCGCTTCATCGGGTTCAGTCAAAGGCGCGGTGAGGCTGGTTTCCGTCAGCCGGATCAGCGAGAAGCCGCGCCGCTCTGCCACCCATTTATAGATCACATCGGTGGTGGCCCCGGGCGCGGCAAAGCCGCCGGTCACCGCGCCGGACAAAAGCGCGCGGGCTGCGTCACGGCGCAGGCTTTCCTCGAAATCGGCCTCGCGCCAGCCGGCACGGCTCAGCGCCTCGCGGTAGACGCTACGGTCAAAGGTGCCGGAACTGCCGATAAAGGCCCGTTCCTTCATGACTTCCTGCGCGACAGTCGCATCGCCGACCGAGAGCCCTGCCGAAAGCGCCGCATTGTCCAGAGCCGCGCGGGTCACGAGGCCCGCAAGCGCCTGGCGGTCGATGCCAAAGGTGATCGCCTGCTGCACCGGGATTTGCGTGCCGAATTGCTGCGACAGTTTCGCCGCCTCGTCGCGCACGGCCTGGGCGTAATCGCGCACCGGAATGTCGATCTTGCCGACCGAGCCTATGGAATTGATGGTGCCGCCGAAATTGCTGACACCAAAGCCGCCAAGCCCGAGGATCAGCATGCCGGTCATCAGCCAGGTCAGGGCCGAGGTGCCCTTGTTCTTCTTCTTCGGCTGATCATCAGGGCTTTTGGCCATGTCGCGGGCTCCGGTCAGAACGTTTGCGCCTGTCTAAGGGCAAGCGGGGTGTGGGGCAAGGGCAGGGGCGTCACGCTTTCGCGGGAGGCGATAATCGGGCGTGTCAGGGTCTGAAGTCGCGCAGCCGGCGGAACATTTCGGCGATGCCGTCGCAGTCGATATTGGCGAAAGCGATGCGGATCTGGCGGCGGCCGGCCTCGGACCCTTCGGGCGTAAAGAAGGTGCCGGGCAGCATCAGGATGGCGCAGTCATCCACAAGCCGGCGGCACAGATCATCCGAGGCGAGGTCGAACGGGTGTTCCACCCAGGCGAAATAGGCGCCGCATCCCATCAGCACCCAGTCGGTCAGGGCGCTGAAGCCTTCGACCATGGCTGCGCGCCGCTTCAGGATCTCCTGACGCTCGCCCTCGACCCAGGGGCCAAGGTTGCGCATCCCCCAAAGCGCGCCGGTCTGGCCCAGCTGGTTCGGGCAGATGGCGATGGTGTCGAGCACTTTCTCGATCTCCGTGAGAAGTGCTGCAGAGGCGACAATCGCACCAACCCGGTGGCCGGTCATCCGGTAGGCTTTCGAAAAGCTGTAAAGCTGGATCACCGTCTCGCCCCAGGCGGGATCTTCGAAAAGATCATGCGGGCGTCCGCCGGTCTGCGGCGAATGGCGGCTGTCGAAATCGCGATAGGTCTCGTCGATCACCAGCGCGATGCCATGCGCGCGGGCAAGATCATAAAAGGCCCTGAGCGTGGCGGACGGATATTCGACACCGCCGGGGTTGTTCGGCGTGACCAGCACGATGGCACGGGTCTTCGGCCCGATCAGCGCCGCCGCTGCTGCCGGGTCGGGGATCAGCGAGGCGCCGGTTTCCAGCACGCGCGTGGTCACGCCGCTCATATCCAGCCACATTTTATGATTGAAATACCATGGCGTGGGCAGGATGACCTCGTCGCCCGGGCCGGCAAGCGCGGCGAGGGTCGCGCAAAAAGCCTGGTTGCAGCCCTGGGTGATCGCAACCTGGTCCGGAGCTATCGTGCCGGAATAGGCGCGGGAAAACTGGCCCGCGATCTCTTCGCGCAAGGCCGTAATGCCCAGGACGGGCCCATAGAGATGCGCGTCAGGGTCATTCAGCGCGGCATCGGCGATGGCCTGGCGCAATTCCAGCGGCGGGATCTCCAGTGGCGCGGCCTGGCTTACATTGATCAGCGGGCGGTTCGCGGGAAAGCTCTTGCCCTGGATCCAGCGCCGCGCCTCCATCACCGGCGGCAGTTCGGTTGCACCCAGATTTGGATTGAGGGGAAGAGACATGGCCGGCTCCTGTGCCTGATGGCTGATGTGGAGCGGGGGGCTGCCTGCCCCCCGGGCCCGTTCCGGGCCTCCCCCCGGGAGTATTTGTGTCAAGAGGAAGAGGCTGGATTTCCTCTTGATCTAAATACTCTCAGGGGGTGAATTGCGCCTTTCTGGCGCAAGAGGGGGCGGAACGCCCCCGTTCCCGATCAGTCGGTGCCGCGATAGGGCTGCACATATTGCAGTGCCATATCCCAGGGGAAGAAGATCCAGGTGTCCTGGCTGACCTCGGTGACATAGGTGTCGACCTGCGGCTTGCCATGCGGTTTGGCATAGACGGTGGCGAAATGTGCTTTCGGGTAAAGCCTGCGCACCAGCTCCAGCGTCTTGCCGCTGTCGACGAGATCATCGACCACAAGGATGCCGGAGCCGTCTTGCATCAGCTCGGGCTGCGGTGACTTGGTCACCACCGCCGAGGCCTGCGCCTGGTGGTTGTAGCTTTTCACGCTGATCGTATCGATCACGCGGATATCGAGCTCGCGCGCCACGATCATGGCCGGCACCAGCCCGCCGCGTGTGATCGCGACCACGGCGCGCCACTGGCCGCCTTCGCCCGGGCCCTTGCCATCCAGCCGCCAGGACAAAGCCCGCGCATCGCGGTGAATCTGGTCCCAGCTGATATGGAACCCTTTCTCATGTGGCAGGCGGTCAGCGGCCATTGGCGTCCTCTGGTCAGGTAGCGGCGATTTTAAAGCTGAGAAGGGCGAGTATGCCACCGAAACACCGGTCAATCACGGTTTTCAGCCGGGCATAGGCGTGGCGGGTCCGCTCAAGCGAGAAGAGCCGCGCGATCAGAAGGTTAAAGAGCACCTCATTGAGGAAGACCGCGATCAAAAGCGCGGTCAGCCAGGGCCAGGTGGTGCCCGGCGGCACGGTGCCGACAAAGATCGCGCCGAAAAACACCGCGGCCTTGGGATTGGAGAACTGGGTGGCAAGCCCAAGCCAGAGCGCGGCCAGCGCGCCACGCGGCGGATGATCACTGTTATCGCCCAGGGGTTCGGGCGCGTGACGCCACATATTGAACGCGATCCATAGAAGGAACAGCGCGCCCACGATCTTGAAGCCCCAGAACAGCGCCGGGGCGAGTCTGAACAGCACCGCCAGCCCGAAAAGCGCTGCCAGTGCCCAGAACACCGCCCCGAAGCCGATGCCGCAGGCGAGAAAGAAGCTCGTGCGCATGCCTTCGGTCACAGCCGTTCGCGCCGTCATCAGAACCGCCGGGCCCGGAGAGGCCGCGGCGATCAGATGCAGGACATAGGCTGCGAGGAATGCGCTGAGGCCCATCTCAGTCCTTCTTGCCGGTCACAACGTCGATATCGGGTGCATCGATCGCCTTCATGCCGACGACATGATAGCCCGCATCGACATGCAGGTTCTCGCCCGTGGTGCCGCTGCCCAGATCCGACAACAGATAGAGCGCGGATTTCCCGACCTCTTCCTGCGTCACATTGCGGCGCAGGGGCGAATTCAGCTCGTTCCATTTCAGGATATAGCGGAAATCGCCAATGCCGGAAGCCGCCAGCGTCTTGATCGGCCCGGCCGAGATCGCATTGACGCGGATCCCGTCGCGGCCGAAATCTTCGGCCAGATATTTCACCGATGCCTCCAGCGCCGCTTTGGCCACGCCCATCACATTGTAATGCGGCATCACCTTTTCGGCGCCGTAATAGGTGAGGGTCAGCATGGCGCCGCCCCGTCCCATCATTGCACCCGCACGCCGGGCCACAGCGGTAAAGCTATAGACCGAAATATCCATCGACATTGCAAAATTGGCGCGGCTTGTATCGGCATAACGCCCGCGCAATTCATTCTTGTCGGAAAAGCCAATGGCATGAACCACGAAATCAATCGTGCCCCATTTTGCCTTAAGCCCGTCGAACAAAGCATCGAGCGATTCTTCGCTTGCCACATCACATTCGAACAGAAGCGGTTCGCCCAGGCTGGAAGCCAGTGGCTCAACCCGTTTTTTAAGCGCTTCACCCTGGTAAGAGAAGGCAAGTTCTGCCCCCGCTCCCGCCAGTGCCTGGGCCACGCCCCAGGCAATCGATTTGTCATTGGCAA
It encodes:
- a CDS encoding peptidylprolyl isomerase is translated as MAKSPDDQPKKKNKGTSALTWLMTGMLILGLGGFGVSNFGGTINSIGSVGKIDIPVRDYAQAVRDEAAKLSQQFGTQIPVQQAITFGIDRQALAGLVTRAALDNAALSAGLSVGDATVAQEVMKERAFIGSSGTFDRSVYREALSRAGWREADFEESLRRDAARALLSGAVTGGFAAPGATTDVIYKWVAERRGFSLIRLTETSLTAPLTEPDEAALKAWYDANIADFTRGESKRLRYAVLLPETIATGLPVDEAAIRKMYDARISEFVIPPRRLVERLVYPDEAAREAALARLTSGEATFEDLVTARGLSMDAVDMGDVSETELGAAGAEVFAATEGAVIPAETSLGPALFRINGVLPGEETTFEEAHDDLAQEVKLEAARLEINHKIDEIDDLLAGGASLDELATQTGMELGQIDYVATGPGAQTGNKLEGYQAFRAAAGALKQGDFPEAVTLDDGGVVALEFVEMVPPTPIPFDEARSEVLAALQQSNLRAALDARGLELKTAAESGTDFATLGTVETVAETSRDGATTENIPASVLEAAFAMKAGDIRLIEEGSFIGLLRLDHVTAAAETGDEAEALKAAISSQLEQAVAQDAFTAFTTSVADKAGMTLNQNAINQVNSGLQ
- the fabI gene encoding enoyl-ACP reductase FabI is translated as MSTGLMAGKRGLIMGLANDKSIAWGVAQALAGAGAELAFSYQGEALKKRVEPLASSLGEPLLFECDVASEESLDALFDGLKAKWGTIDFVVHAIGFSDKNELRGRYADTSRANFAMSMDISVYSFTAVARRAGAMMGRGGAMLTLTYYGAEKVMPHYNVMGVAKAALEASVKYLAEDFGRDGIRVNAISAGPIKTLAASGIGDFRYILKWNELNSPLRRNVTQEEVGKSALYLLSDLGSGTTGENLHVDAGYHVVGMKAIDAPDIDVVTGKKD
- a CDS encoding aminotransferase; translated protein: MSLPLNPNLGATELPPVMEARRWIQGKSFPANRPLINVSQAAPLEIPPLELRQAIADAALNDPDAHLYGPVLGITALREEIAGQFSRAYSGTIAPDQVAITQGCNQAFCATLAALAGPGDEVILPTPWYFNHKMWLDMSGVTTRVLETGASLIPDPAAAAALIGPKTRAIVLVTPNNPGGVEYPSATLRAFYDLARAHGIALVIDETYRDFDSRHSPQTGGRPHDLFEDPAWGETVIQLYSFSKAYRMTGHRVGAIVASAALLTEIEKVLDTIAICPNQLGQTGALWGMRNLGPWVEGERQEILKRRAAMVEGFSALTDWVLMGCGAYFAWVEHPFDLASDDLCRRLVDDCAILMLPGTFFTPEGSEAGRRQIRIAFANIDCDGIAEMFRRLRDFRP
- a CDS encoding LysE family translocator; protein product: MGLSAFLAAYVLHLIAAASPGPAVLMTARTAVTEGMRTSFFLACGIGFGAVFWALAALFGLAVLFRLAPALFWGFKIVGALFLLWIAFNMWRHAPEPLGDNSDHPPRGALAALWLGLATQFSNPKAAVFFGAIFVGTVPPGTTWPWLTALLIAVFLNEVLFNLLIARLFSLERTRHAYARLKTVIDRCFGGILALLSFKIAAT
- the gpt gene encoding xanthine phosphoribosyltransferase encodes the protein MAADRLPHEKGFHISWDQIHRDARALSWRLDGKGPGEGGQWRAVVAITRGGLVPAMIVARELDIRVIDTISVKSYNHQAQASAVVTKSPQPELMQDGSGILVVDDLVDSGKTLELVRRLYPKAHFATVYAKPHGKPQVDTYVTEVSQDTWIFFPWDMALQYVQPYRGTD